One genomic region from Xenopus laevis strain J_2021 chromosome 2L, Xenopus_laevis_v10.1, whole genome shotgun sequence encodes:
- the LOC108708292 gene encoding carbonic anhydrase 4 — protein MNAIGRIHHKGDTTFLNVTLQELIPEPKDLALYFRYQGSLTTPPCSEIVTWTLFTKTIKLSRRQFQAIYTSQYYHGNIPMVENFRPVNKLGARQVFTSDSRALVSKLCGYI, from the exons atgaatGCAATTGGAAGAATTCATCACAAAG gtgatacaacatttttaaatgtaacattGCAAGAACTCATCCCAGAGCCCAAGGATCTTGCACTCTATTTCAGATACCAAGGCTCTCTTACCACTCCACCATGCAGTGAAATTGTCACCTGGACACTGTTTACCAAAACAATTAAACTAAGCAGAAGACAG TTTCAGGCCATCTATACCAGCCAGTATTATCATGGAAATATTCCAATGGTGGAAAATTTCAGGCCTGTTAACAAATTGGGAGCCAGACAAGTGTTTACCTCAGACTCCAGAGCATTAGTCTCAAAACTGTGtggatatatttaa